From the Phyllobacterium sp. T1293 genome, the window ATGTCTGCCAATCCTGCTGCAAGCCGATTTAGCCAAAATATCAGGGAGGGTTGACTTTACTAGACGACTGGTCTACTTTTTACACATGAGCAAGATTGACACACGCGCCGTACTTATTGATGAGGGGCTGAAAGCTCTTCTCTCGCACGGTTATGAAGGGGCGGGAATTGGGCCAATCCTCAAATCCGCTGGCGTCCCCAAGGGTTCGTTCTACCACTTTTTTGCCAGCAAGGAGGAGTTTGCCTCGGCGGTTGTCGGTTCCTATACGGAGGGCAATCAGACCGTTCGGACCCAATTGCTGACTGACGAGAGCAAATCACCGCTGCAACGTCTGCGCGCCTATTTTGAGTATCATGAGCAGGTATATGCCAGCGAGAACCCCATAGGTGGATGTTTGCTCGGCAATCTTGCCCAATCGATCGCGGTTCATAGTGATGTGCTCCGGCAGGAACTGCACCGTGCCTTTGCTGCCTGGCAGCGCGATTTTCAACAAGTCTTGCGGGAAGCGCGGGAGCAGGGGGAATTGCCTTCGCACCTTGATCCTGATGAAACCGCGGCTTTTTTCATTGACGCCTATGAAGGCGCCCTTGTTCGCATGAAGACCGAAGGCAGCATCGCACCGCTCCAGCGTTTCAAGACGATGGCGTTCGACGGGCTGCTTAAAAACCACGCATAGGAGATTTATCATGTCTAATTTCAAGACGACTGGTCTACTAGTAAATGAACCCAATACCATTGGCCTGCAGAAAAGCGGGGATGCCGTGTTAGAATTGATCAGAAAAGTCCGCACGTCCCTCTGGAGCAATTTGTTCTACCGGGTAGAGCGGGCGGATGACCCGCGCATCAGTAAGCTTAGCGATCATTTGCTCGATGATATCGGCATAACGCGGCAGCAAGCGGAAGAGATTGATCGGCGGAGCAAGTAAGTTTTTGCACTGGCGATATAGTCCGTGTTGCGACTTTGCAGCCAGCCGATGAATGAATGCCGCAATATTTTCTCCAAGACAATCATACACATAGCGCCATCGGCGGTGCGTACTTTCGATGCGATTTAAAGATTCTATTTACAGATAGACTCAAAAGATATATCGTTTGTGTATGAAAAGGAGAAAACACATGTTTAGAAATTGTCATCACGAACGAAACGAACGGCATGAACACGTCGAACGCGCAATCCTGCATGCCATGGGTCGAGGCTTCGGCCGCCATGGCGGTGGCCATGATGGTCCCGGCGGCGGCGGTCGGTTTGGCCGCAGAGGCGGAGGAGGCCGGGTGTTCGCATCGGGCGATCTGCGTCTTGTCCTGCTAGCGCTGGTCGCCGAGCGGCCCCGCCACGGCTACGAGTTGATAAAGGATATTGAAGAGCTGTTCGGTGGCGCCTATGCGCCAAGCCCCGGTTCAGTCTATCCGTCCCTGACATTCCTTGAGGAAATAGGGCAGGTTACGGCTGCGGCGAGCGAAGGCTCCAAGAAGCTCTACACCATCACCGAGGAAGGGCTTGCCTATCTGGCTGAGAACAAGAACCTCGTTGATGCGGTCCGCACACGAATGGGCATGGTTGCCCGTTCCATGGCGGGACAGCGCGCGCCGGAAGCCATCGCCCATGCGATGGATACGTTGCGCACAGCGCTGCATCTGCACAGCCATGGCTGGGACGCGGAAGAGGCGGAACGGGTTCGCAAAATACTTGAACAGGCCGCGCTGGATATCGAATCCGGCAAGAAGCAAGACTAACAACTACCTATTCGGAGCAGCGGCAGACATGGTGCTGCTCCGAATGCAATTTCCCAAGTTAAACCAACAAGGGAAATTTCTCTTTTAAATATCTAATATTGTTGAATGCCTGATCAGGCCTGACGTCTGGTCATCGAGAGAACAGAGCCGGGTGTTCCGGTATCTGCGGCCGCAGCAGTGCGGGCGACATCAATGCCCGTTGCAACAACCGATACCCGGAACACACCTTCCAGCGCATCGTCAAATGTTGCGCCAAGGATGATATTGGCCTGATCGTCAACTTCTTCGCGAATACGGGTAGCCGCTTCATCCACTTCAAACAGCGTCATATCACGCCCGCCAGAAATCGAGACCAGAACGCCCTTGGCGCCCTTCATCGATTCCACGTCGAGAAGCGGATTGGCAATAGCGGCCTCGGCGGCTGCCTGCGCGCGGCCTTCACCCGAACCTTCGCCGGTGCCCATCATGGCACGGCCCATGTCGCGCATGACGGAGCGCACGTCAGCGAAATCCAGATTGATCAGACCTTCGCGCACCATCAGATCGGTGATGCAGGCGACGCCGGAATAAAGAACGCGGTCAGCCGTGGCAAAAGCATCGGCAAAAGTCGTGGCGGCATTGGCAACGCGGAAAAGGTTCTGGTTGGGAATAACAATCAGCGTATCGGCGCTGTCACGCAGTTCTTCCAGTCCTTCATCGGCCATGCGCATACGGCGTGTGCCTTCGAAGGAAAATGGCTTTGTCACGACGCCGACGGTGAGAATACCGGCAGAGCGAGCAGCACGCGCGATCACGGGCGCAGCGCCCGTTCCGGTGCCGCCACCCATGCCCGCCGTTACGAAGCACATATGTGTGCCGGCGAGGTGGTCCATGATTTCGTCGATGCTTTCTTCCGCCGCCGCCCGGCCGATTT encodes:
- a CDS encoding TetR/AcrR family transcriptional regulator; translated protein: MSKIDTRAVLIDEGLKALLSHGYEGAGIGPILKSAGVPKGSFYHFFASKEEFASAVVGSYTEGNQTVRTQLLTDESKSPLQRLRAYFEYHEQVYASENPIGGCLLGNLAQSIAVHSDVLRQELHRAFAAWQRDFQQVLREAREQGELPSHLDPDETAAFFIDAYEGALVRMKTEGSIAPLQRFKTMAFDGLLKNHA
- a CDS encoding DUF1127 domain-containing protein; protein product: MSNFKTTGLLVNEPNTIGLQKSGDAVLELIRKVRTSLWSNLFYRVERADDPRISKLSDHLLDDIGITRQQAEEIDRRSK
- a CDS encoding PadR family transcriptional regulator, which encodes MFRNCHHERNERHEHVERAILHAMGRGFGRHGGGHDGPGGGGRFGRRGGGGRVFASGDLRLVLLALVAERPRHGYELIKDIEELFGGAYAPSPGSVYPSLTFLEEIGQVTAAASEGSKKLYTITEEGLAYLAENKNLVDAVRTRMGMVARSMAGQRAPEAIAHAMDTLRTALHLHSHGWDAEEAERVRKILEQAALDIESGKKQD